CGGCCGGTATCGAGCCGGTCGCCATAAAGACCGCCCCCATCGACGAGAAAATGGCTGCTGCCAAGGGAGACCAGGAGAGATTCCCCTTGACCGACGCTGATGGCCGTAACCGTTAATTCGGGTGGGGAACGCAGCCCCCAGAATAGAGAGAGGCCGGCGGTAGTGAGCAAGATTCCGCTGAGGATGAAATTTCTTTTGTGGAGAAAGAGGGTGATGATGACCAGGGAGATGGCCGCAAGGAGGGGCAGTGAGGGGTAAAGTATCCAGCCGGCCAGGCCGGGGGAAGTAATTATCAGCGCAACAATCTTGAGCAGGGCAGCAATAACCGCTTCGCAGCCGACAAGGAGGAGGATGGCAATATCCGGAAAGAAGGGCCAGAGCAGGGAACCGGCTAAAGCCAGGGGGACGCCGACCCAGCTGATCACCGGAATGGCGATGATGTTGGTGATGATGCCGCTCGGGGCGATGAGATGAAAGTGGTAGATGACCAGGGGCAGGGTTGCCAGGGTAGCGGCCATAGAGGAGAAGAAGAGGGCTGCCAGGTATTGCACCGCCTTTGGCCGATCGGCCACAAGGGGTGACCAGATGCGACTGCCGCCGAGGATGCCGGCCAGGGCGGCAAAGGAGAGTTGAAAGGAGGGGGTAAAGAGCAACAGCGGTTGACAAAGAAGGATGGCCAGAGCAGCAAAGCAGAGGATATTCAGCGGTACGGTCTTGCGGCGCAGCAAAAAGAGCGCTGAGCCGACCAGGACCATAAGTAGAGCGCGTTGTGTCGAGACGCCGATACCGGTCCAGAGCAGGTACAGGATCAAAAGCGGGGCAATGAACAGGGGGAGGATGCGGGCCGGGGGAGCAGCGAGCAAGAGACGGGTGGAACGGCAATAAATGGCGAGACCGACAGCGTATAGAGACAGTCCGATCAGCGCGAGATGCAGCCCCGAGATGGCAAAGAGGTGCGAGACGCCGCCGCGGGCAAGGAGATCACGAATCGCGGGGGCCAGACCGCTCTTGTCACCGATCGCCAGGGCTTTGACCAGCGGACTGTAACTTGAGGGGAGTTGTGTTGTGATAAAGCGTGCAGTGGCGGTGCGGCCCCGTTCTATCCAGTTGCGCTGGCCGGGGAGGGCGGGGCGCAGTCGTAAAATCTCTGTACTGTTCGGCACAAAACCGGTGACAAAGATCTCGTTGAGAGCGAGTTGCCGACCGAGATCAAACTCCCCCGGCGTGCCAAAAGGCCGCGGCTTTTTCAGCTTTGTACTGAAACGGATATCGTCGCCGGGATTCCATAAATTCTCGCCGCTTTCGACATAAAGCCGCAACCGCCCCTGCACCTCGCTCTCGTTCCTCTTGGCGATGATCCGCGCACTCTGGACATCGATGGAGTAGCCGCTCAACGCCCGCGTTGTTGTCGACAGAATCCGCCCATCAATAATAACCGCTGCTCCTTCTGCCAAGTTGAGGAGATGATCATTGCCAGGCAGGGGATAGCGATTGAGATCATAAAGGACGATGCCGAGGCAGAGAGTGATGGCGCAGAGCAGGGCAAAGGCGAGCGTTGCTTGCCGACGAAAGAAAAACCACAGGGAGATCAAAGAGAAAGGGACGATCAGGCTGGAAATAGAAAAGGGTGAAGAGTTATCCCCGATCAAGATCCCGGTCACATACGCGACCAGCAGGAGGAAGGACGACACGTGAGAGAATTAATCCCGGCGGTACAGGCAGGCAGGAAGGGTCAAATTTGCGGCGATTAGGGACATTCGATGGGACTCCCGGAAAGAGTAAGTGGCGACGCATGAGTGGATACTTAGCACAACCGCCAAGGAAAAGGGAAGAAAGGCAGTCAGAATCAAAGCTGCTTGCGCCGTCCCTGCTTTACTCTGGCTAAAACCTTGATAAAAGGCTGAGTTGTCCGTTGACATCATCGTTAAAAAATCGTATACAAAGTGCGCTTTTGGCAAAGGCCGGGCCGTTACTTTCAGGCCTTTATTTTGTCTCGAATGTTAACCATGGGCGCTGGCAGTCTTTGTCACGTCATATTTATCACGAAGGAGAGAGTTGATGATCGAAGCGTATCTCAAACATGAAGAAGAGCGGGCCTCGCAAGGGATTCCCGCCCTGCCGCTGACCCCCGAGCAGACGACCGAACTGTGCAAGCTGCTCGTCGCGCCGCCGGCCGGTAAAGAGGCATTTCTCCTCAATCTGCTGAAAGAGCGGATCTCTCCGGGCGTTGATCCGGCCGCTGAAGTCAAGGCGGCGTTTCTTGCCGAGATCATTCAGGGGACAAAAAACTCTCCCCTGGTCTCCAAGGTCGATGCCGTGCGCATTCTCGGCACCATGATGGGGGGCTACAATGTCGCGCCGCTTGTCGCTGCGCTGAGCATTCCCGAACTGGCCGACGAAGCCGCTTGTGCCCTTTCCGGCATGACCTTGGTCTACGACGGTTTTGATCAGGTCGCTGCCCTGGCCAAAACCAATGCTGCCGCTAAAAAGGTCCTCACCTCCTGGGCCAATGCTGAGTGGTTCACTCACAAGGCTGGCGTTCCCGAGCAGATCAAAGTCAAGGTTTTCAAAGTCGAAGGCGAGATCAATACTGATGACTTCTCCCCAGCCGGCGATGCCTGGAGCCGCCCCGACATCCCGCTCCATGCGTTGGCCATGGGCAAGACCCGTTTCCCCGAAGGCCTGGCGACGATCGCCAAGTTCCGCGCTGAGGGTTATCAGGTCGCCTTTGTCGGCGATGTCGTCGGCACCGGTTCTTCCCGCAAGTCGGCCTGCAACAGTGTCCTCTGGGCGATCGGTAACGACATCCCCTGCGTCCCCAACAAGAAGACCGCCGGTGTCATCATCGGCAGTGTCATCGCCCCGATCTTCTTCAACACCGCTCAGGATTCCGGCGCTCTGCCGCTGAAGACTGACGTCAGCAAGATGAATACCGGTGATGTCATCGTTATCGACACCACCAAGGGTGAGATCAAGTCCGAAGCGGGTGAACTCCTCTCCACCTTCGCCATCGCCCCCAACACCCTCGCCGATGAATT
The Deltaproteobacteria bacterium HGW-Deltaproteobacteria-4 DNA segment above includes these coding regions:
- a CDS encoding DNA internalization-related competence protein ComEC/Rec2, which gives rise to MSSFLLLVAYVTGILIGDNSSPFSISSLIVPFSLISLWFFFRRQATLAFALLCAITLCLGIVLYDLNRYPLPGNDHLLNLAEGAAVIIDGRILSTTTRALSGYSIDVQSARIIAKRNESEVQGRLRLYVESGENLWNPGDDIRFSTKLKKPRPFGTPGEFDLGRQLALNEIFVTGFVPNSTEILRLRPALPGQRNWIERGRTATARFITTQLPSSYSPLVKALAIGDKSGLAPAIRDLLARGGVSHLFAISGLHLALIGLSLYAVGLAIYCRSTRLLLAAPPARILPLFIAPLLILYLLWTGIGVSTQRALLMVLVGSALFLLRRKTVPLNILCFAALAILLCQPLLLFTPSFQLSFAALAGILGGSRIWSPLVADRPKAVQYLAALFFSSMAATLATLPLVIYHFHLIAPSGIITNIIAIPVISWVGVPLALAGSLLWPFFPDIAILLLVGCEAVIAALLKIVALIITSPGLAGWILYPSLPLLAAISLVIITLFLHKRNFILSGILLTTAGLSLFWGLRSPPELTVTAISVGQGESLLVSLGSSHFLVDGGGLYGDRLDTGRQLVAPTLGRLGIHRLDGVILTHSHPDHAKGLLGILSDIPCQSFIIGTPLAANDPLLPVIRDHQIPLVVALPGWSHLFTVDDMQLFLFRPAETETSDENDRSLALYVRNQIHGALLTGDLGEKGIQNLIENPPPGPVTLFKLPHHGSRYSLPAPLIESLQPQTAFVSVGYQNRFDFPHPSLVTYLEGKKIPLFRTDQDGTLRFRANEKNWTVEKLKSGFFIDNCVATLLEISGLLTPKRSRPE